The following are encoded in a window of Nocardioides houyundeii genomic DNA:
- a CDS encoding protein kinase domain-containing protein, translating to MSDSHETAPRYVDGAGRYRLDSRIATGGMGEVWRATDTVLERVVAVKLLKAEYADDATFRARFETEARHAASLSHPGIAAVFDFGEAAARDGSGTPQPYLVMELVEGQPLSALLRSGEPMDPDAVRDLMAQVADALGTAHRAGIVHRDVKPANLLVTPERRIKVTDFGIARAAEGLALTQTGQVMGTPQYLSPEQAEGRTATFASDVYSLGVVAFECLAGHRPFEADSPVATALAHVRQPVPELPESVPPALAHVVRRAMAKDPAARFADGTAFAAALRNPEAYADQVPLGGATTVIASDPGLATSVLPTTSEQPVTPATPATGALSTQATPTAASSSRSWPLLVAGLVLLALIAGGVAWWQSSDGDDDPESPTPTPTRSQRPSDSASAEPETVEVDGSDYVGRDVREVSRELAGLGLRVVRNEVDNPGDETRNRVTSVDPTGTLERGDRVTVSYWGPAPRQTEEPTPTPTPTPTPTPTPTPTPTPTPTPTPTPTPTPTPTPTPTPEPTPTDTSTPVP from the coding sequence ATGAGCGACTCCCACGAGACCGCGCCCCGGTACGTCGACGGCGCGGGCCGCTACCGGCTGGACTCCCGCATCGCCACCGGCGGGATGGGCGAAGTCTGGCGCGCCACCGACACCGTGCTGGAACGGGTGGTCGCGGTCAAGCTGCTCAAGGCCGAGTACGCCGACGACGCCACGTTCCGCGCCCGCTTCGAGACCGAGGCCCGGCACGCGGCCTCCCTGAGCCACCCCGGCATCGCGGCGGTCTTCGACTTCGGCGAGGCCGCGGCGCGGGACGGCTCCGGGACACCGCAGCCCTACCTGGTGATGGAGCTCGTCGAGGGCCAGCCGCTGTCCGCGCTGCTGCGCTCGGGCGAGCCGATGGACCCCGACGCGGTGCGGGACCTGATGGCCCAGGTCGCCGACGCGCTCGGCACCGCCCACCGGGCCGGGATCGTGCACCGCGACGTCAAGCCGGCCAACCTGCTGGTGACCCCCGAGCGTCGGATCAAGGTGACCGACTTCGGGATCGCCCGGGCGGCCGAGGGGCTGGCGCTGACCCAGACCGGGCAGGTCATGGGCACCCCGCAGTACCTCTCCCCCGAGCAGGCCGAGGGTCGGACCGCGACCTTCGCCTCCGACGTCTACTCCCTGGGTGTGGTGGCCTTCGAGTGCCTGGCCGGGCACCGGCCGTTCGAGGCGGACAGTCCGGTGGCCACGGCCCTGGCGCACGTGCGCCAGCCGGTCCCCGAGCTGCCCGAGAGCGTCCCTCCCGCCCTGGCGCACGTCGTACGGCGGGCGATGGCCAAGGACCCTGCCGCCCGGTTCGCGGACGGCACCGCCTTCGCGGCCGCCCTGCGCAACCCCGAGGCGTACGCCGACCAGGTGCCGCTGGGGGGGGCGACCACCGTCATCGCCTCCGACCCGGGGCTCGCGACCTCGGTGCTGCCCACCACCTCGGAGCAGCCCGTGACTCCGGCGACTCCGGCGACCGGGGCGCTCAGCACCCAGGCCACGCCGACGGCTGCCAGCTCCTCGCGGTCCTGGCCGCTGCTGGTGGCGGGGCTGGTGCTGCTCGCCCTGATCGCCGGTGGTGTCGCCTGGTGGCAGTCCAGCGACGGCGACGACGACCCGGAGTCGCCGACGCCGACCCCGACCCGGAGCCAACGCCCGAGCGACTCCGCGAGCGCGGAGCCGGAGACGGTCGAGGTCGACGGCTCGGACTACGTCGGTCGCGACGTGCGCGAGGTCTCGCGCGAGCTGGCCGGCCTGGGGCTGCGCGTGGTCCGCAACGAGGTGGACAATCCCGGCGACGAGACCCGCAACCGGGTGACCTCGGTGGACCCGACCGGCACCTTGGAGCGCGGCGACCGGGTCACGGTCTCCTACTGGGGTCCGGCGCCCCGCCAGACCGAGGAGCCGACCCCCACCCCGACCCCGACGCCCACGCCGACCCCCACCCCGACGCCGACGCCCACCCCGACGCCGACGCCGACCCCCACGCCCACTCCCACGCCGACTCCCACTCCCACCCCGACTCCGGAGCCGACGCCCACCGACACCAGCACTCCTGTCCCGTGA
- a CDS encoding peptidoglycan D,D-transpeptidase FtsI family protein, giving the protein MNKPIRTISIFCMLLFLALLLNVSYLQYVKAGELAEDPNNRRVVAAAFSQERGPILVGRQPIAQSVKTDDQYEFQREYPLPFLYAPLTGAFTYFTQTGLERSQNPVLSGEDSRLFVTRVIDMLSNDPPKGGSVQLTIDAAAQQAAYDGLSSLPGPVEGAVVALEPSTGKVLAMVSLPSYDPNRLASHRFGEVVKAQRELEDLDSEPLINRAVGMRLPPGSTFKLVTAAAAIESGNYDASSLVPGGSSYQLPLTSGESGRIDNEGRACGSGRIPFAQAMENSCNTTFAALAVEVGADAMLERAERFGFNSQYFEELRQVTSVFPEDMDAAQTGQSGIGQFEVSATPLQMAMVAAGIGNGGSVMKPYLVDSISSPSLQVLDKADPEELSQAVSSTTAKELTDLLVSTVDNGTASAAAIPGVKVAAKTGTAQSGIDDVPPYAWFTSFAPADDPQVAVAVMIQKAGIARGEIAGGRLAGPIAKAVMEAVMTR; this is encoded by the coding sequence ATGAACAAGCCCATCCGGACCATCTCGATCTTCTGCATGCTGCTGTTCCTCGCACTGCTGCTGAACGTCTCCTACCTGCAGTACGTCAAGGCCGGCGAGCTGGCCGAGGACCCCAACAACCGCCGGGTCGTCGCGGCGGCGTTCTCCCAGGAGCGCGGTCCGATCCTGGTGGGCCGTCAGCCGATCGCCCAGAGCGTGAAGACCGACGACCAGTACGAGTTCCAGCGCGAGTACCCGCTGCCGTTCCTCTACGCCCCCCTCACCGGCGCGTTCACCTACTTCACCCAGACCGGGCTGGAGCGCTCGCAGAACCCGGTGCTGTCCGGGGAGGACTCACGGCTGTTCGTGACCCGGGTGATCGACATGCTCAGCAACGACCCGCCCAAGGGCGGCAGCGTGCAGCTGACGATCGACGCGGCCGCCCAGCAGGCGGCGTACGACGGGCTCTCCTCGCTGCCCGGGCCGGTCGAGGGCGCGGTGGTGGCCCTGGAGCCGTCCACCGGCAAGGTGCTGGCCATGGTCTCGCTGCCCTCCTACGACCCCAACCGGCTGGCCAGCCACCGGTTCGGCGAGGTCGTCAAGGCCCAGCGCGAGCTCGAGGACCTGGACAGCGAGCCGCTGATCAACCGGGCCGTGGGCATGCGGCTCCCCCCGGGGTCGACCTTCAAGCTGGTCACCGCGGCCGCGGCCATCGAGAGCGGCAACTACGACGCCAGCTCGCTGGTGCCCGGCGGCTCGAGCTACCAGCTGCCGCTGACCTCGGGCGAGTCCGGCAGGATCGACAACGAGGGACGGGCCTGCGGCAGCGGTCGCATCCCCTTCGCCCAGGCGATGGAGAACTCCTGCAACACGACCTTCGCCGCCCTGGCGGTCGAGGTCGGTGCGGACGCCATGCTGGAGCGGGCCGAGCGGTTCGGCTTCAACAGCCAGTACTTCGAGGAGCTGCGCCAGGTGACCTCGGTCTTCCCCGAGGACATGGACGCCGCCCAGACCGGGCAGAGCGGGATCGGGCAGTTCGAGGTCTCCGCGACCCCACTGCAGATGGCCATGGTGGCCGCGGGGATCGGCAACGGCGGCTCGGTGATGAAGCCCTACCTGGTCGACTCCATCAGCTCCCCCAGCCTCCAGGTCCTCGACAAGGCCGACCCCGAGGAGCTCAGCCAGGCCGTCTCCTCGACCACCGCCAAGGAGCTGACCGACCTGCTGGTCTCCACGGTCGACAACGGCACGGCCTCTGCGGCCGCGATCCCCGGCGTCAAGGTGGCCGCCAAGACCGGCACCGCCCAGAGCGGCATCGACGACGTGCCGCCGTACGCCTGGTTCACCTCCTTCGCCCCCGCCGACGACCCCCAGGTGGCGGTCGCGGTGATGATCCAGAAGGCCGGGATCGCCCGCGGCGAGATCGCCGGTGGCCGGCTGGCTGGCCCGATTGCCAAGGCAGTGATGGAGGCGGTGATGACCCGATGA
- a CDS encoding FtsW/RodA/SpoVE family cell cycle protein: MSQTGALMGFVHRRRRGAELFLLFLALVVGIGAYAAVGLGVDGEVPVNLIGYGGWLTALVLATHLTLRFTAPYADPVLLPLVAALNGLGLAVIYRLDLAKEAAGEAHDFAQQQLIWMTLGVGLFIATLVLLRDHRVLQRFTYTSGLAAVVLLLLPLVPGLGTRIYGAQIWIRVGPLSFQPGEVAKVLLVLAIAGYLVLHRDALALAGRRVLFIDLPRGRDLGPILAMWLISLGVLVFQRDLGSSLLFFGLFLIMLYVATERPGWLVVGALLFSAGAFLGYQLFGHVRVRFDTWLHPMDFYSDENGAKSFQIVETMFGMGWGGLIGRGFGGGSPERVPLAESDFIMAAIGEELGLTGVIAVILIYGLIVERALRTALICRDGYGKLVATGLAGIFALQVFVVIGGVTSLIPLTGLTTPFLSYGGSSLVANWVIIALIARISDQARRPPPDLTPDEPVDVDDATQVVKLR, encoded by the coding sequence ATGAGCCAGACCGGAGCTCTGATGGGTTTCGTGCACCGCCGTCGGCGGGGCGCGGAGCTCTTCCTGCTGTTCCTGGCGCTGGTGGTGGGCATCGGCGCCTACGCCGCAGTCGGACTGGGTGTCGACGGCGAGGTGCCGGTCAACCTGATCGGCTACGGGGGGTGGCTCACCGCCCTGGTGCTCGCCACCCACCTGACCCTGCGGTTCACCGCGCCGTACGCCGACCCGGTGCTGCTGCCGCTGGTCGCGGCGCTCAACGGGCTCGGCCTGGCCGTGATCTACCGGCTGGACCTGGCCAAGGAGGCGGCCGGCGAGGCGCACGACTTCGCCCAGCAGCAGCTGATCTGGATGACCCTGGGCGTGGGCCTGTTCATCGCCACCCTGGTGCTGCTGCGCGACCACCGGGTCCTGCAGCGCTTCACCTACACCAGCGGCCTCGCCGCGGTGGTGCTGCTGCTGCTGCCCCTGGTGCCCGGGCTCGGCACCCGGATCTACGGCGCCCAGATCTGGATCCGCGTCGGCCCGTTGAGCTTCCAGCCCGGCGAGGTCGCCAAGGTGCTGCTGGTGCTGGCCATCGCCGGCTACCTGGTGCTGCACCGTGACGCGCTGGCCCTGGCCGGCCGCCGGGTGCTCTTCATCGACCTGCCCCGAGGCCGCGACCTGGGCCCGATCCTGGCGATGTGGCTGATCAGCCTCGGCGTCCTGGTCTTCCAGCGCGACCTCGGCTCCAGCCTGCTGTTCTTCGGCCTGTTCCTGATCATGCTCTACGTCGCCACCGAGCGGCCCGGCTGGCTGGTCGTGGGCGCTCTGCTGTTCTCCGCCGGGGCGTTCCTGGGCTACCAGCTCTTCGGCCACGTGCGGGTCCGCTTCGACACCTGGCTGCACCCGATGGACTTCTACTCCGACGAGAACGGCGCCAAGAGCTTCCAGATCGTGGAGACCATGTTCGGCATGGGCTGGGGCGGCCTGATCGGCCGCGGCTTCGGCGGCGGCTCCCCGGAGCGGGTCCCGCTGGCTGAGTCCGACTTCATCATGGCCGCGATCGGCGAGGAGCTCGGCCTGACCGGTGTGATCGCGGTGATCCTGATCTACGGCCTGATCGTGGAGCGGGCGCTGCGCACCGCCCTGATCTGCCGCGACGGCTACGGCAAGCTGGTCGCCACCGGGCTGGCCGGCATCTTCGCCCTCCAGGTCTTCGTGGTCATCGGCGGCGTCACCAGCCTGATCCCGCTGACCGGACTCACCACCCCGTTCCTGTCCTACGGCGGCTCCTCGCTGGTGGCCAACTGGGTGATCATCGCGCTGATCGCCCGCATCTCCGACCAGGCCCGGCGGCCACCCCCGGACCTGACGCCCGACGAGCCGGTGGACGTCGACGACGCCACCCAGGTGGTGAAGCTGCGATGA
- a CDS encoding PP2C family protein-serine/threonine phosphatase produces MTDPENDTVIRDRRHVAAGTHVEEQSDTAERSRTAGAPAMKLNYSAVSDVGRVRKDNQDSGYAGPWLLTVCDGVGGAARGDIASSTAVSVIRRLDEPPGDLSADDLLARVAGSVHRAHDRIGELVEEDPSISGTSTTATLALFDGHALGIAHVGDSRAYLWRSGEISQLTHDHTFVQGLIDEGRITEEEARVHPHRNLILKALDGVHDPAPDLFVVVVQEGDRLLLCSDGACGVLPDARLRDILGRGTPDYAAVELVRASLEAGSTDNVTCVVADVVAGTDPATTDLEPLLVGAAAELPRGNRGHSTGLFRARGNAPHEQGAPTDLPGDVDFAIPSDPIDTETARYAPRPPQRFFWARRSLVAMTILGTLWMALAVAWHWTQQQFYVGEHDGVVTIFRGLNADVPGLELSRPYETTDISLDRLSDYDAGEVREGIEADDLAKAEETVDNLAAQQVAG; encoded by the coding sequence GTGACCGACCCCGAGAACGACACCGTGATCCGCGACCGGCGCCACGTCGCCGCGGGCACGCACGTCGAGGAGCAGTCCGACACCGCCGAGCGGTCCCGGACCGCGGGAGCGCCCGCGATGAAGCTCAACTACTCCGCCGTCTCCGACGTCGGCCGGGTCCGCAAGGACAACCAGGACAGCGGGTACGCCGGCCCCTGGCTGCTGACGGTGTGCGACGGGGTGGGCGGCGCCGCCCGCGGCGACATCGCCTCCAGCACCGCGGTCTCGGTCATCCGCCGGCTCGACGAGCCCCCCGGTGACCTCTCCGCCGACGACCTGCTGGCCCGGGTCGCGGGCAGCGTGCACCGCGCCCACGACCGGATCGGCGAGCTGGTGGAGGAGGACCCCTCCATCAGCGGCACCAGCACCACGGCCACCCTGGCGCTCTTCGACGGCCACGCCCTGGGGATCGCGCACGTCGGGGACAGCCGCGCCTATCTCTGGCGCTCGGGCGAGATCAGCCAGCTCACCCACGACCACACCTTCGTGCAGGGGCTCATCGACGAGGGCCGGATCACCGAGGAGGAGGCGCGGGTCCACCCGCACCGCAACCTGATCCTCAAGGCCCTCGACGGGGTGCACGACCCCGCGCCCGACCTCTTCGTCGTCGTCGTGCAGGAGGGTGACCGGCTGCTGCTGTGCAGCGACGGCGCCTGCGGGGTGCTGCCCGACGCCCGGCTGCGCGACATCCTGGGCCGCGGCACCCCCGACTACGCCGCCGTCGAGCTGGTCCGTGCCAGCCTCGAGGCCGGGAGCACCGACAACGTCACCTGCGTGGTCGCCGACGTGGTCGCCGGCACCGACCCCGCGACCACCGACCTGGAGCCGCTCCTGGTCGGCGCCGCCGCCGAGCTGCCGCGCGGCAACCGCGGGCACTCCACCGGGCTGTTCCGCGCCCGCGGCAACGCGCCCCACGAGCAGGGCGCGCCCACCGACCTGCCCGGCGACGTCGACTTCGCCATCCCGTCGGACCCCATCGACACCGAGACCGCGCGCTACGCGCCGCGTCCGCCGCAGCGCTTCTTCTGGGCCCGGCGAAGCCTGGTGGCGATGACCATCCTGGGCACCCTGTGGATGGCGCTCGCGGTGGCCTGGCACTGGACCCAGCAGCAGTTCTACGTGGGCGAGCACGACGGGGTGGTCACGATCTTCCGCGGCCTCAACGCCGACGTACCGGGGCTGGAGCTCTCCCGGCCCTACGAGACCACCGACATCTCCCTGGACCGGCTCTCGGACTACGACGCGGGCGAGGTCCGCGAGGGCATCGAGGCCGACGACCTGGCCAAGGCCGAGGAGACCGTGGACAACCTCGCGGCCCAGCAGGTCGCCGGCTGA
- a CDS encoding FHA domain-containing protein FhaB/FipA — MSELTLFLIRFAYLAVLWIFVLSAISVVRSDMFGARVPEGARGGAKPDKASKQPKPNRRRGAPTHLLVVEGANAGERAELADAPLLIGRGSDAAIRLDDDYVSTRHARVAASGDQWYVEDLGSTNGTYIGSSRLTQPTTLTLGTQVRIGKTILELRK, encoded by the coding sequence ATGTCCGAGCTGACCCTCTTCCTGATCCGGTTCGCCTACCTCGCGGTGCTGTGGATCTTCGTGCTCTCCGCCATCTCCGTGGTCCGCTCGGACATGTTCGGGGCGCGCGTCCCCGAAGGCGCCCGGGGCGGTGCCAAGCCCGACAAGGCCAGCAAGCAGCCCAAGCCCAACCGGCGGCGTGGCGCCCCCACCCACCTGCTGGTCGTGGAGGGTGCGAACGCCGGCGAGCGCGCCGAGCTCGCGGACGCACCACTGCTCATCGGCCGGGGCTCGGACGCCGCGATCCGGCTCGACGACGACTACGTCTCCACCCGGCACGCCCGGGTCGCCGCGTCCGGCGACCAGTGGTACGTCGAGGACCTCGGCTCCACGAACGGCACCTACATCGGCTCCTCGCGACTGACGCAGCCCACGACGCTGACCCTGGGCACCCAGGTGCGCATCGGCAAGACGATCCTCGAGCTCCGGAAGTAG
- a CDS encoding FhaA domain-containing protein — translation MRGLQRFEQRLEQVVSGVFARAFRSAVQPVEISAALQREVDNNAQILSRDRRLVPNDFDVELSETDLERLSPYDNAMARDLADQLQDHAESQGYVFPGPVHISFEAAGDLTTGRFRIRSRAEASVSGDDHRTRHRTPRAMLEINRTRHPLMPPGVVVGRGTESDIRINDPGVSRRHVEFVVSDRHDGDLDLSVVDLGSTNGMLVDGRKVERAPLKDGTVVKVGNTELTVLLVDDDHGRG, via the coding sequence GTGCGCGGTCTGCAGCGCTTCGAGCAGCGCCTCGAGCAGGTGGTCTCCGGCGTTTTCGCGCGAGCGTTCCGCAGCGCGGTGCAGCCGGTCGAGATCTCCGCCGCGCTGCAGCGGGAGGTCGACAACAACGCCCAGATCCTGAGCCGCGACCGGCGCCTGGTGCCCAACGACTTCGACGTCGAGCTCTCCGAGACCGATCTCGAGCGCCTCTCCCCCTATGACAACGCGATGGCCCGGGACCTGGCCGACCAGCTCCAGGACCACGCCGAGAGCCAGGGCTACGTCTTCCCCGGTCCGGTCCACATCAGCTTCGAGGCCGCCGGTGACCTCACCACCGGGCGCTTCCGGATCCGCAGCCGGGCCGAGGCCTCGGTGAGCGGCGACGACCACCGCACCCGGCACCGCACCCCGCGGGCGATGTTGGAGATCAACCGCACCCGGCACCCCCTGATGCCGCCCGGCGTGGTGGTCGGACGCGGCACCGAGTCCGACATCCGGATCAACGACCCGGGCGTGAGTCGGCGGCACGTGGAGTTCGTGGTCTCCGACCGTCACGACGGCGACCTCGACCTGTCCGTGGTCGACCTGGGCTCCACCAACGGGATGCTGGTCGACGGCCGCAAGGTCGAGCGCGCCCCCCTCAAGGACGGCACCGTGGTCAAGGTCGGCAACACCGAGCTGACCGTGCTCCTCGTCGACGACGACCACGGCAGGGGCTGA
- a CDS encoding TetR/AcrR family transcriptional regulator yields the protein MAGRRTVQDRSSTRQRAMADAAARLLIDEGPEAITHRRVAAAAGVPAGSATYYFPTRQELYGVAVRAAEELRCTAARERAESLPRRERSARRTAELLLEVLFAPALDRTVVSRRLQPMLEATADPELRPIMAASRPALLDALRTALERSGWGAVAQSPDFGLVAPMLDAALLYGAAVGHEDPVADAVTAVARLLELVRDASKT from the coding sequence ATGGCCGGCCGCCGTACCGTGCAGGACCGCAGCTCCACCCGGCAGCGCGCGATGGCGGACGCCGCCGCGCGGTTGCTGATCGACGAGGGCCCCGAGGCGATCACCCACCGCAGGGTGGCGGCCGCCGCCGGGGTCCCGGCCGGCTCGGCGACCTACTACTTCCCGACCCGCCAGGAGCTGTACGGCGTCGCGGTCCGCGCCGCCGAGGAGCTGCGCTGCACCGCGGCCCGGGAGCGCGCGGAGTCGCTGCCCCGGCGCGAGCGCTCCGCCCGCCGCACCGCGGAGCTGCTCCTGGAGGTGCTCTTCGCGCCGGCCCTGGACCGGACGGTGGTCTCCCGGCGGCTGCAGCCGATGCTCGAGGCGACGGCCGATCCCGAGCTTCGTCCCATCATGGCCGCGTCTCGTCCGGCACTGCTGGACGCGCTGCGCACCGCCCTGGAGCGCAGCGGCTGGGGCGCGGTGGCCCAGAGCCCCGACTTCGGCCTGGTCGCCCCGATGCTCGACGCCGCACTCCTCTACGGCGCCGCCGTGGGGCACGAGGACCCCGTCGCCGACGCCGTGACGGCCGTGGCCCGGCTCCTGGAGCTGGTCCGGGACGCGAGCAAGACGTAG
- a CDS encoding DUF981 family protein, whose translation MITLAAQEGLTIDWANMPTYNTIMAVAVGAGLIGLVQLGRQLRTDPTKVSTEGWAVTFGLLGAILAATGLHMTLTWPLAAGGFPFDNIIFGETSLGFGALLLGTSFYLWKRGAAALATSRPVETLARVAQPVTVFVGGLGLSLLAIAVAGVKYELFAAPPQEPISGEFAEYPLVEAIFMSGLIALVGLGALAFAFLVNRVVNGRSTAVWARVTGWLWAVSGVLFLLFGAMNFFTHIGLIVNTM comes from the coding sequence ATGATCACTCTCGCGGCCCAAGAGGGCCTCACGATCGACTGGGCGAACATGCCCACCTACAACACGATCATGGCCGTCGCCGTCGGCGCCGGTCTGATCGGCCTGGTCCAGCTGGGTCGCCAGCTGCGGACCGACCCGACGAAGGTCAGCACCGAGGGATGGGCCGTCACCTTCGGGCTGCTGGGCGCCATCCTGGCCGCCACCGGCCTGCACATGACGCTGACCTGGCCGCTGGCGGCCGGCGGCTTCCCGTTCGACAACATCATCTTCGGCGAGACCAGCCTCGGCTTCGGCGCGCTGCTGCTCGGCACCTCCTTCTACCTGTGGAAGCGCGGTGCGGCCGCGCTGGCCACGAGCCGTCCGGTGGAGACCCTGGCCCGGGTCGCCCAGCCGGTCACCGTCTTCGTCGGAGGCCTCGGCCTGAGCCTGCTGGCGATCGCCGTCGCCGGTGTGAAGTACGAGCTGTTCGCGGCCCCGCCGCAGGAGCCCATCTCCGGTGAGTTCGCCGAGTACCCGCTCGTCGAGGCCATCTTCATGTCCGGCCTGATCGCCCTCGTCGGGCTCGGTGCCCTGGCCTTCGCCTTCCTGGTCAACCGGGTGGTCAACGGCCGGTCCACCGCAGTCTGGGCCCGGGTCACCGGGTGGCTCTGGGCCGTCTCCGGCGTGCTGTTCCTGCTGTTCGGCGCGATGAACTTCTTCACCCACATCGGGCTCATCGTCAACACCATGTGA
- a CDS encoding M48 family metallopeptidase translates to MTQNATRPRTPLPGISSRAWEHPADQGALVALRKLKGFDSLIKAMSGLINERTVRLMLLGSSVRVDERQFPVLNRLLNDVGTTLDADSLPELYVRASPTFNAHAIGMEKPVIVVDSGLVHLLDEDEMRFVLGHELGHVLSGHAVYQTLLQRLLAMTGVFAAVPGGALGMRGILAALMEWSRKAELSADRAGLLAAQDPAAATRVHMKLASGGTLEHLDATSFFAQASEYAETEDLRDSVLKVFLVEGRSHPFAVVRAAELRRWTESGAYAEIRTGSYPRREDDAEAKVSDAARMAAASYGETFRRSQDALGRLLHETAGLMGSAKTWLDERFGPRTG, encoded by the coding sequence ATGACTCAGAACGCCACCCGCCCCCGGACGCCACTGCCCGGGATCAGCTCCCGCGCCTGGGAGCACCCGGCGGACCAGGGCGCCCTGGTGGCGCTGCGCAAGCTCAAGGGGTTCGACTCGTTGATCAAGGCCATGTCCGGCCTGATCAACGAGCGGACCGTCCGGCTGATGCTGCTGGGCTCGTCGGTCCGGGTCGACGAGCGGCAGTTCCCGGTCCTGAACCGGCTGCTCAACGACGTGGGGACGACCCTCGACGCCGACTCCCTGCCCGAGCTCTACGTGCGGGCGTCTCCCACGTTCAACGCGCACGCGATCGGGATGGAGAAGCCCGTCATCGTCGTTGACTCCGGCCTGGTGCACCTGCTGGACGAGGACGAGATGCGGTTCGTGCTGGGTCACGAGCTCGGACACGTCCTCAGCGGCCACGCCGTCTACCAGACCCTGCTGCAGCGGCTGCTGGCGATGACCGGGGTCTTCGCGGCCGTGCCCGGAGGGGCGTTGGGCATGCGAGGCATCCTGGCTGCGCTGATGGAGTGGTCCCGCAAGGCCGAGCTCTCCGCCGACCGCGCGGGGCTGCTCGCCGCCCAGGACCCCGCCGCCGCCACTCGCGTGCACATGAAGCTGGCCTCCGGCGGCACCCTGGAGCACCTGGACGCGACCTCCTTCTTCGCCCAGGCCAGCGAGTACGCCGAGACCGAGGACCTGCGGGACTCGGTCCTCAAGGTCTTCCTGGTCGAGGGGCGCTCGCACCCGTTCGCGGTGGTCCGTGCCGCCGAGCTGCGCCGCTGGACCGAGTCCGGCGCCTACGCCGAGATCCGCACGGGCAGCTATCCCCGGCGTGAGGACGACGCCGAGGCCAAGGTCAGCGACGCCGCCCGCATGGCCGCCGCCAGCTACGGCGAGACGTTCCGGCGCAGCCAGGACGCACTGGGCCGGCTGCTGCACGAGACCGCGGGCCTGATGGGCTCGGCGAAGACGTGGCTCGACGAGCGGTTCGGCCCCCGCACCGGCTGA
- a CDS encoding ice-binding family protein, giving the protein MSQPCPTQPARSTRRLTSGLGLAAAGFLVAGLAATGVAPAHASEAPIDLGAASSFSVLAGSAVTNTGPSTIGGDLGLTPGSAVTGFPPGTVLGAVHVSDAAAITAQSGLAAAYDDAARRAATAAIAAELAGQTLKPGVYAAPTLELTGTVTLDAQGDTNAVFLLRSASTLTTASDSKVSLINGASPCNVFWQVGSSATLDTRTDFAGTVMALTSATLNTGARVDGRVLARNGAVTLDTNALTALNCARPVAPTSSPSVSPSPSPSPTLAPSPTGPITPSGGPAATASPTAPGTPTGIPTGTGTPTATPTGPTGSDTPIPSVPVGTPTVPSGAPPVPVGHPPTGLGGAEQQGTTGASLLFLLAGLAAAGALAVPALGGRSSRRR; this is encoded by the coding sequence ATGAGCCAGCCCTGCCCGACCCAGCCTGCCCGCAGCACCCGACGCCTCACCTCAGGGCTGGGGCTCGCTGCGGCGGGCTTCCTGGTGGCCGGCCTGGCCGCCACCGGAGTGGCCCCCGCCCACGCCTCTGAGGCGCCGATCGACCTCGGCGCGGCCTCGAGCTTCTCGGTCCTCGCGGGCTCGGCCGTCACCAACACCGGCCCGTCCACCATCGGCGGAGACCTCGGCCTGACCCCAGGCTCCGCCGTCACCGGTTTCCCGCCAGGCACCGTCCTGGGTGCCGTGCACGTCTCCGACGCGGCCGCGATCACGGCGCAGAGCGGCCTCGCGGCCGCCTACGACGACGCCGCCCGCCGGGCTGCCACCGCCGCCATCGCCGCCGAGCTGGCGGGGCAGACGCTGAAGCCCGGTGTCTACGCCGCACCCACCCTGGAGCTGACCGGCACGGTGACGCTGGACGCCCAGGGGGACACGAACGCCGTCTTCCTCCTGCGCTCCGCCTCGACCCTGACGACAGCATCGGACAGCAAGGTCTCGCTCATCAACGGCGCATCGCCGTGCAACGTGTTCTGGCAGGTCGGGAGCTCTGCGACGCTCGACACCAGGACGGACTTCGCGGGAACGGTCATGGCGCTCACCTCGGCCACCCTCAACACCGGTGCCCGGGTCGACGGGCGGGTACTGGCGCGCAACGGCGCGGTCACCCTCGACACGAACGCCCTGACCGCGCTCAACTGTGCGCGCCCCGTGGCTCCGACCTCGAGCCCGAGCGTGAGCCCGAGCCCGAGCCCGAGCCCGACCCTGGCCCCGAGCCCGACGGGCCCGATCACGCCGTCCGGCGGCCCGGCAGCGACCGCCTCCCCGACCGCCCCCGGGACACCGACCGGCATCCCGACCGGCACCGGGACACCGACTGCCACTCCGACCGGCCCGACCGGGAGCGACACCCCGATCCCGTCGGTCCCGGTCGGCACCCCCACCGTCCCGTCCGGTGCACCCCCGGTCCCGGTCGGCCACCCGCCGACGGGCCTCGGGGGCGCTGAGCAGCAGGGCACCACGGGAGCGAGCCTCCTGTTCCTCCTCGCCGGGCTCGCCGCGGCGGGTGCCCTCGCCGTACCTGCCTTGGGGGGCCGTTCCTCCCGTCGCCGTTGA